Sequence from the Aspergillus nidulans FGSC A4 chromosome III genome:
cAATTCAAaacttctcctccttgcacCCTTTCTCTTTCGCGCGGCGCACTACGACCCTCCCAGCCCTTAACATTTGCTCCCACCTATCCCTACTTCGTCTGCGTCCATTTTTCCGTCTCGGTTTGGGTCCCGAATCCCGTGTGCCACGCCGTCTCTGGCTCTGATAAGTTTTCGAGCGCTCCGTCCGTGTCGTCATGTCAACTCATGACAACGCGGACCGCCAGTCAGAATTTGTTGCCGATGCAGTCACTGCGATGAAACTGGAGCAGTCCGAGAATAACACCGATGCTCCGATCCTCAACGGCGGAGGCGCCGCGATGAAGCCCGACTCCAAAGCCGCGTCGCCAGAACCCCTAATAAAAGATGAGCGGGCATCCTCGACCTTTATGAAGTCGCGATCCTCTTCACGAACACCGTCTTCACGAACACCGCTCAAAAAAGAACACTCAGATAGCGAAGATATCCAGGAAAAGCGTGGGGATGATGCGTCGGGTACAGAAAAGGTTGGAGGGGGCATCTCGGTCAAAATGGAGCCGGGACAGCCTCCCAAGCTTGCTCGTAGCTCCTCACAAAAGGTGGTTCCGCGACCGCCACAGCTGTTCTTGGACTTGCCGGATAGTACGGAGGAAGCTCAGAAGACATTTGAGGTGATCGAAACCTGCCAGTATGCTAATAAATACATGGGCTATACGGAGCATGCTATGGAGTGTGATTGTGCGGAAGAATGGGGTGAGTCTGTCTATGTTGCTTGCTACATATGTCCTGCAGTTTTAGTTGTTGTCCTTGCACCATCCCCAAGCTTTCGCGTTCCGTCTCAAAGTAAAACCAAAAGATTGTGCCCCGATTCTTGCCAGCATCTACTCATGACTATTTCATATCATGTCATTTCTTTATCTAACTCGGCTAGATCCGGCCAGTTCAACGAATCGAGCATGTGGAGAGGACTCGGACTGCATCAACCGCGCGACCAAGATTGAGTGTATGGGCGACTGCGGCTGTGGGCCAGATTGCCAGAACCAACGGTTTCAGCGCAGGGAGTACGCGAATGTGGCTGTCATTAAAACTGAGAAGAAGGGTTATGGTCTCCGCGCGGAAGAGGACTTGCGACCGCATCAATTCATTTTCGAGTACGTCGGGGAGGTCATCAACGAAGGCCCGTTCCACCGCCGCATGAGGCAGTATGATGCAGAAGGGATCAAGCATTTCTATTTCATGTCCCTCAGCAAGGGTGAATTCGTCGACGCAACCAAGAAGGGCAATCTCGGGCGTTTCTGCAATCACTCGTGCAACCCCAATTGTTATGTCGATAAATGGGTGGTCGGAGAGAAGCTCCGCATGGGTATCTTTGCTGAACGACACATTCAAGCGGGTGAGGAACTCGTCTTTAACTATAATGTGGATCGGTACGGTGCAGACCCCCAGCCGTGTTACTGCGGCGAACCCAACTGCACAGGCTTTATAGGCGGCAAGACTCAGACTGAGCGGGCGACTAAGCTGTCAAATGCGACGATCGAAGCTCTGGGCATCGAAGATGCCGATGGGTGGGATACTGCCGTTGCAAAGCGGCCgcgaaagaagaagatgggtgaggaggatgaagaataTGTGGACAGCGTACAACCCAAATCACTGGATGAAAGCGGCGTTACGAAGGTCATGGCGGCTCTTATGCAGTGTAAGGAAAAGTGGATTGCAGTCAAGCTCCTGGGTCGAATCCAACGTTGCGATGATGAACGCGTGCGCAACCGGGTCGTGAAAATGCACGGCTATCAAATCCTTAATTCACAACTCGCCATGTGGAAAGATGATTTCAACGTTGTTCTACAGATTCTGGACATCCTGGACAAGTTCCCCCGTCTCACGCGGAATAAGATCATTGACTCCAAAATTGAGTCGACAATTCAGCCACTCACCAGCTGCGGCGACGAACGAGTCGAGCAAAAAGCGACTGTATTGCTGCAACTCTGGTCGACTCTGGAAATTGGCTATCGAATTCCACGGATGAAGCGGGATCCCAATGCCGCTACTCCGACTGTCAGCCAGTTTCATCGACGAGATGATATCTCAGATGAGCGGCAGCAACGCCCTAGATCACGGTCACGGTCGAGGTCAATTGAAGCTCCTCGAGGGCCAGCAGCGCAGAAACGAGGCGGCCAGGGCCCAAGAAATCAACACCATCAGGGTCCTCGAACGTTCCGACGGCGGTTCGACCCTCTCCCACAGGGCTGGTTTGCGGCCGAGTCCAATGGCCGAACATATTACTATTCAGCTCGAGGAGACACTACCTGGACGCGGCCCACGAAGCCAGcgccgcagccgccgccaccgccgaaaGAGTCGAGGGACAAAGCACTTCAGAGTATTATTGACGGTATCATGAACGCAAAGGAACAGACGCCCAAGGAGAAGAGCGGCACGCCTACCACTCCGCAACCGTCTAAGCCCACGCCGGAGGGCAAGGACAGGCAAGAAAAGTGGAGGAGCTACAGCgaagagaaacagaagaagctctaCGAAAACACGGTAAGCTCCTTCCATGAAAGGTGTGGTTCTAAATTCTGACGCGTATAGCTGTATCCCCACATAAAATACGTCGTTGACAAGTTCAAACACAAGCTTCCGAAAGACGACCTTAAGCGATACGCGAAAGACGTGGGTTTCTCTATTTCCAGTTATCATACGGTCACTAACCTGCGCATAGGTAGCAAAAAAGCTAGTCAATTCGGATTTTAAGAACAACCGGGTCACAGATCCTACTAAGATCGACGAcaaacagcagaagaaggttaAGAAATTCTGCAAAGAATTCTTTGACAAAGCGGTTGCGAAGCACCAGGCTCACGAGAAGCGAAAAGCGGAGAAACTGGCCAAAGAAGGTAGCTCAGATAACAAGCTGGCGACGCCAGTAGGCGGCCAAAGCGAGGGCGACGGAACACCGGACGTGAAGATGTCAGACGACGAAGGTAGCACTGGGAGGGAAGGGACCGGTAGCCTCAAACGGAAGAGAGACGAACTCAGTGTCGGTAACACGAACACTCCTGACGATACAccgacttcttcaacaaAACGACAGCGATCGtcaacaccaccaccaccacctcccccTGCCATGAATACCAACGACAATAACAACGACAATGACGATATGAGCGTGAGAAGCGATGAACCTGATGCCGACgcagacgcagacgaggTTGTCTTAGTCGGTAACCCaacacctcctcctccgccgcctccacctccacaaGAGGACATGCGTATCCCAGACGCAGATGCAGAGACTAATGGACACAATTTCGAAGGATACGGCGAAATGAATCGATCCCATCAGGCTCAGATCGGCATCGAGGGAAATGTATAGAATCTTTCTTACCTTGCCTGTCTGACGCTACTTCTCTTATTCATTCTGCTACGGGGTGGAACGGACTCGACATCCGTAAAGTactgcttttccttttttttttttttttggaacAAAATCGTTAGGTAGGGTTGAGATCGGCAGCATTGCATGGGGTTGAGGAGTTTACTGCGTATACACATTGgggtcttttttttttctttcttttttttaccTACTATTGATCATTCATCCCAACCTTTGCCTTTACTTCCCTCTGACCTTCCTATTCCATCTATCGTTCCTCGCAATACCCAGACATCCATACCCATATCTaccctctttttttttttccgcGATCGACTCTATATTCTATATCTACTGGCATAAAACTCTTGCACTTACACCTTACCTCAATCAACAAACGAGGGTACACGTCATATCAAAGTCCATGCCTTCATCGGAACAAATGACACGGACAAACGCGTCTGAAGTTGATTTAGGCCatttcccttcttcctttttcttgcAATGTATAATTAGCTAGGCAACCTACTTACTACCTATACTAAATTAAATAAGCACCCAGGGAAGAACGGAGAGGTCACTTACCAGTTATCTATTTTTTTATCATGTATTTTGCCTACTGCCTACGGTATACGGCAGCCAATTTGGACTCTTCTTGCTCCGGAGGCGGTCCTTCGGGTTTCACTACGTTTTATCGTACTTCTACCTCGCATGCTTCTAACTGCAACTGAAACCGTATAGTACAGGTGGCCATGTCAGGCCGTTGCCCAGAATTCATGTCTGATCAAGAATGAATCATCATACTAGATCTGGCAGGTGTTGCTTGACCACGATAAACATATGAGAATTCATCCAATGCCTGCAGCTAGACCTGGAAGGTGGAAAATAAATCTGATAAATGCAGTTCAACATGTGCTTTGCTGCAGTCGAAACATCGCGCATATGCGCGGCGGGCGCTCACCGAGTCTTAATCGATACATACAGTAGCTGGACTACTAATCCCAGAATTCAATCACACATCAGATATGTAAGTGTCGTAGAGTAAAAAAATATCAAACAGAATTGCAAGAAGGGTGCATCAGAATTTCCTAGCCGTAACTTtaaaaagaagagaatttAGTAGAAACTCTCCACAATACTATCCTTATTCGCAACTCCCTGCCCAATACCGCCAGGCCCATTCTCGCCCAGTCTAAACACGCTCTCGATAACGCTTAATTCTGTTGCCGTTGTGTCGAGACCCGTCACAGCAAGCCAGTCGTTGACGACGAGACCGGCACCAACAACGGGGCTACCGCGGTTAACGGAACCGGCGACTAGAGGTacttgaagaagagaggagagctCATCCTGATCACGAATAGAAGTCTTAGGGTGGACGATGCCACCTTGGTTTGAGAGGGCCATGTACGAGCCTGTTAGGACGTTGTCGGCGATTGTTTGACGGAAGACTTCGACACCGAGGACGTCGGCGATGCTAGTGTAAATGTTAGCCTGCGTTCCTCCTCCATGTTTCCTGCATGTGACTGCGTTGGTACGTACATCTCCTCCGTCTCACGCTCCAAATCAGGGTGGATGAGGGCGACATGGTCATTGCAACAGATGACATTACCGAGCGCGGACAGACGCTCTTCTATACGTTGGATCTTCACATCATCAGGCAATGTGTTTCGCAGGTGTTGCAGTTCTTGgtctgttgttgttgtgggGACAAGGAGTCCCTTGCGGTTTCTGCGCAGGTTGTCCATCAGTATATGTACATCTGGGAGTATTGGTTTGTGCTGGAGAAGCGTTCGACGCACCCTGCGGTTAAACGGCCAATGATGCGTGTTCCTGCGATTGTGGCATGGCAAATGGGTATGACGTCTTGAAGTTCGGCTTCGAACACACTATCGTATGTCAGTATCGGCAGGTTTGAAATTCCTATACGAGATGGGGGAGGTACCTGTAGAAGTTTTCAGAGGCGCCGATGGCCACAAGCGCGTATGAGTTTGTTAGTCGGGAGAAAACGCCGACTCTGTGATATTAGGTCAGTCGCTGAGGCAGCATTTattaagaaaaaaaagaacgaACTCGTTGGAGTTTTCGAATTGGGCGCGGACAGCCATGGTTGAGAACTTATATGCGAGGAGCTGAGGGGAAGATATCGTCTTGGGAGGCGGGGTATTGCGGGACAGGTAGTAGAGCCCTGCGGTGCGTGGGGTGTGtaggaagaaaaaaaaaggagaaggaataAGGGGTTTAGAAATATGAGTGACTGAAGAATAAGAAATTCGAGACGACCAGTGCAGGTAATATACTCAGGCAGACGACGCTCTGGATCTCAGAAATGGAGCGCTGCGGTACTAGCAAAAATAAAAACCGATTAAAAAAGCTCTTGCTCGCCACACCGCCTTAGCTTTACGGTAGGTGCGGCGGAGCTCTCGGCCCTCGAGTCATATTATGCAGTCATCCCGCTCCGCTGTGACTCATTGTGAGCCATCCTGAGCCCCCGAGTAAACATCGTGAACAAGCTGAAGATGTGAATGTCTCATTGTGTAGTACATGAAAGCTAACCAAACCTACACCGCCTTTCGTGCTAAACCCAGAATTCTGATAGCCAACAAATTCAGTACAAATGCAATTCACTACAATCAAtacggcggcggcggcggcggccgaTGCGGCGGTGGCGTATAGTATATACTAGGATGGTGATGCCCCGTCAAGTAGCCGGGTAAAGGAGGCCGCTGAAAGTTGGAccctggtggaggaggaagctgaggtGGTCCACCGCGTGATGAGAAGGGGTCAGGAAGGCCAAGCGTCTCGTTGATCGGCGGAATCTGCTGTCCCGCAGGGAGGAGCCGCCTCGGTTGGCCCCGAGGGGTGGGTGGCGGCAAGAAAGGCCTTGGCTCTGGATGCGCATGGTGTATTGGCGGTGgctgaggttgaggttgaggctgaggctgagagggTTGAGGAAGTATGGTACGATGAGCTGCGAGCCGGGGGGTATGCTGGAGAGCAGGCCGGTGCACCTCGGCCGCCGCAAGGTCGGCCAGAGCTGTCAGCGCGGTGGACCGCGCATCTGCATAAGGTGGGGGATGATGCTCCTTCGCAGGAACGTCATCTGGCATTTCTATAGTCCCCGTGGCTTCCAACAACATGTTGATAATCTCACTTCCTGAGAGTCCGGCGAACGGACCTGCGTCTCGTATCTCCTTCATTTGTGGATTGATATCATCGCCGAGCTTGGCTCGTTGAACGaagtcatcccagccgaAAGCAGCACGTTCATATGCGGCTGCTCCAGCAGGGTCACGCACGAACGAGGAATTAAACCCTCTATATACTTCGCGCACAACAGGAACCCGTCGTCCGCGGTCATTTTCCGTTTCAGAGCCGTCGGTCTGTATAATCAATTAGCCTCGACCATGTCACTGAGCGGACAAAATACCTCAGTGTGctcgtcatcttcagccGCGCGACGTCCTTCGATAAACGTCATGTACTCCCCATGACTTGCAAGAAgatgttcttcttgaatgTAACGGGAGGACGCCTTAAAGATCGTTAGAAATGCAATAATAACGGGGCGCATGAACTCACTCGACATCGCTCCTCAATAGCTTCTTTGTTGGCTTGATAGATCCTGTTCTCTTGTGCTACCTTGAGATCGTATTCTCGTCTCAAAGTATCTTGCTTTTCACGCAAATGCGTTTTCAAAATCAAGCTGACCTCCTCATATTCAGGAACAGCTTTATGCGCGTTTTTGTCGCGAGCAATGCGCTTCTCAGACTGCGTAGCGAGTACTGCCAAGGCCAATCGCTGCGCGGCGGCCACCCTTCTAAAAGCCTTGTCCAGCTCGCGCTGACGGTCTCTCAATTTCTGAGTGGCAGCACTTGGGGACGGTGACCGTTCAAATTCTATATCACTCGACCGGTCATTTTGACGTCCAGTGCGCGCAGACCGCGCAGCACGAGTGCCACCACGTCCTCGCCTGTTTACACCAAAGCGTGCCGAAGTTCTGTTGCGCGCCCCTCGACCTCGGCCCCGATTGCGGCCTCCACGGGTTGCTTTAGCAGTAGCTAACTCAGCAACGTTGTCCGGCGTGGTTGAATCGTCAGCCTCTTCAGTTAGTTGGCGGGatccttcatcctctttgGATGCGGTAGCATCATCCGGTTGATTAAGTGAACCTTCCCATTTACGCTCATCGCCAATCTGGAGTGTTGATTCTGATGCACGGTCGAGCGCGGCTGCCTCTACTTTCGGCTTCTTAGTTGGTGAGCTGGAAGTAAAGATACCACCTTGCTCATCTGAATCGAGAGATTTTCGTTTCCGTGACATGATTGGACTAGACCTGGTCGACTTTGCTTTGAACTCCTCCTCGGCATCAGCCGCTGGGTGCTCCTCTTCGTGGTTCCGATGAGCGGAAGACACAGTCCCTTTTGGCGATTCTCCCCCGGATGACGCAGATTCTGCAGTATGTGAAGTCTCCACATCTGCTAGGTTAGACGCCTCAGCCGCTTCTGAGGCAGTATCTTCAGGCGGTGGGGATTTGGCGGCTGAGGTTGGTGGGCGACTGCGAGTAGATACATTGGCACCAGCATCGACGTTATGCCGATTACGGTTTCTAGTTCTGGTATTGGCGGCACCAGGAGCCAATGGGCTTGCATCCAATGGTTTAGAGTCGGTGACCCCATTTTCTGTGGGCGTGTCATGAGCATGACCTCTCAGTCTTGTCGATTGCCTCGTACTTCTGGGGGATTCTTCGGTCACCGAACCGCGTTTGGCACGCTTAGTTCGAGGGGTCTCGGGAGCCGCAATGGCAGAAGGTGCGGGATCAGTCCGGCTGGAATTAGGCTGAGCCGCAGGAACAGCAGGGGGGCCAGCGGCAGCCCGTGCTCGGCTGTTCCGTGTTTCACGAGTGCTGGTGGAAGCACCGGAGGCAGGTGTGGCAGTCAGAGGAGTTGCAGGCGTTGCGCGGTTTATCTCCTTCGAGGAACTGACCTTGCCAGAGCTATATTTGAGCGTTATGATGCGCGACGGCCGATTGCTGCCGTGCTTGGGGGTGGTATTGTTAGTGGCGCTGATATTTTGATTGCTAGTGTCACTGCTAGCAGTAGTGCTGGCAGTCTTAGCATTATCAAGTTGACCAGCACGCGCATCCCGGCTTGAACGTAAGTTTCGAGTCACACGAGTGTTGGGAGAATCATTGCTAGCAGTTTCTACGGAAACTTAGTGCTGAACTAAGACGCAGGAAGTATAAACTCACCTTTGCTGTAAAGGATCGACGTATTATTTGTGGAAGGAGTGACTGAGCCGTGGCTTGCATCAAGCCTTCGTTTAGCTCCTGCCATCGCTTTCCTCTGGGACTGTGTTAGTTTGGGGTTGTGCAGAATTGTTGACGAGAGCGTGTCGAGGCCAAGGATTGGATGCGCGGACAGGAAACTCTGCaggggagaggaagggaaagctCGGGAGCAAGCACGGGAGCGAGCTCGGGAGCAAGGTGATAGAAGGAACACAGAGCAAGACaattggaagaaaaagaaagaggaataGCCAAGACAGATAGAACCAAGTGAACGTGACAGAACATGAACAGAGTTAGAATTAAAGCGCTTGGCGGCTCAAGAGGTAACCAGACAAGGAGTGGAAAGCATGGGAGAGCGCGGACGCCATTCAATTGGCAGGATGAGAGCCGTAGGTCAACCGGCTCAATAAGGGAAAACTGAATATTGGAGGGATAGGCGGATgcaaggaggaaaagagaccCAAAGAGATCAAGACAAGCCCAAACCCAGGCGCAGAGcacaggaaaaagaaaagaaaaagcacgGCCGCAGGATGCAATGCAGGACGGTACAGAGCGAGTACAGAAAACGAAGATAAAAGAAAGAACAAGATGAGATTAGCGGACTTAccaggacgaggagaagagacgcGCGACAAGAGAACTAGGAAGAGGCGATGCGAGGTACGGAGTAGAAGAGGTCGAGATGGAGTAAAACTAAAAAGCGGGTGAGACGGGCCAACTAGTCGATCTAGTGAGGCTGCCCGGATGTAGTAGACGGGCGACCCAGTAACGCTCACAGCCGAGAATGAGGCAGGCCAGCaaaacagcaagaagcagaTTCTCCCGGGAGTTGAAAACGAGAAGCGCGAAAAATCAATCGTTAACAGAACGCGTAGCGGATCTCCATGGATTGTTTGACGGATTCactggctgttgttgagtgACGGCCAGGGGAAGAAAGACCGAGATGAACGTAAGAAGTCAAGGATTAGGAAGAGACGCGGAAAGAAGCAAGTGGAAAATAGAGTAATGAGATGTGACAGGGATGATGAGCCGCTGAATAGAAGCCTATCAGGTGAAGACTAGGGATTCACGAAGAGAATGAGTGtaatgaggaggatggtgaGTGTAGCTACGGAGTACGGTACAGTAGTAGAAGAATTCGACTGGGACATGGTCCACCATTCCCTTCCCGGTGGCGCAGATCACCAAGTATAGACTACACAAGCGCACCAACGCACCTCGATTCGACCAAATTCCTACTGGACGGATCAAAGTATGTCTGGGACCGAGTTAATGGGCCTTGACATGCTGGCTCTATTCAGATTACCTCATTATTTTCATGACAGTGTCGATTcagcctccaactccaacgGCTCTATACGACTTCCTCACCTTCCTAAAACAGCAGACTTCTTATTGCGCGCTGCGCGCTGCCGGCTTATAATGTCTTTCTTCCCACTGGCACTCAAGAAAGCGGCCTTTTCCTCTCTGGTCGAGCAATAGCACTCCTTCAAACGTTCTCGCATTCCAAGAACGATGCTTACTTGGCTGAGCTCCTGATCCTTGTAGCTCGCCATCTCGGCCACTTATCACTCAACCAACCCGCCTAACATCTCACAGGGATTCGCAATACCATagctcttcaaagtcacatACTCTGCTCCGCCCTCGTACGTTACGTTAATACGTCTGAGATCGTAAAGAAATCATCCCTGAGGCTCATTGTGGCGGTGCGATCGGTCCCCGTTCCTGGGCGTGTGGGAGACGCCAGGAATCACGCACTTGGGTGAGTTTCTGTCAGATACTCATTCATGTGAATGATTGGGAAGCTAGTATGTCTGTGTTTCGACGTTGTTTCTATTTAAGCATGGAAGAGATCCCACTGAGAGGATACTGTATAGATGATTCCTACTACGCTGACAGAGCAGAGCACGACCCACAACGAGAAGTTAGCTGTTGAAACGGAACATTAATTATTGTGCCTTGCATAATCTCGTTTCCTCGGCCATTAGAATACCTGTCTCTATGTGCAGTGCTAAGAGAATGCCGCTTTTCTCGAACTCTGGGGCGCGGTCCTCCATAATGTTCGCGTACATTATGTTCATATATCGTGCTATCCCTCTCCATATTTGACACTAGGGAACAGGACGATAGTATCTTGTAGTTACATGATGTTATACTGATCACCTAAATAGCTGTTCAATGACTGTGCGTGAAATATCGAAATCTAGCTGGCTTCGACAGAAGCAATATCTCTTTATTGCCTGGATACCTCGAGACATTGACCCCTAGAAACCTGTTGTAGCTATACTTACGTTATATCCACTTCCCCTGTCTAGGAATTTCCGTCTGATTAGTTACAGCTTTGCGCATGATACATAGCTGCCTGGATCCGTTCCTATGCTGAAACCTTGCGCAAGCTCATACTCGAATCATGTGCTATTGTTTTGTGAGTATAGATAAAAAAGATAAACGAGGTCATTTCTCTATTCTGCAGGGCTAACTCTGAAGGTGCAGTCTTCGAAAAGTACTGCTTTTCCACCTACCCTGAGAAATGAAGCAACTGTTCTGCAGCAAGCCAACAAGTTTGCCAAATCTTAGACATTTCGATATTGGACGAGCTGGGATGAGGCTAGGTAAAGCCACTTTTAGTAAGATGCTGATTCTTTGCGTGATCTAGTTAACCATTTTGATCCAGATCTGGGGGATATATATCACGAAAAACGATGTGAATGCTATGTATGGGCCTTGAAGTGGTCTGGAATACTCCAGGACATTCATGGTCGGGACTGCGCATATATCAAACAGAAGCTCTTGCTGGCCCGACAAAGTGCTCTAGTCACGTTCCGTCAGTATGCGCAGCTTCCAATCCTCCTAGTGTGGTCCACTGATGCAGAATTTTTGCCGCTGAAACGCAGTCTATTGATGGTGTCTTAACACTGTTGGCCAGCAATGTATATTCTGGTACGGTGGTGTGATATATGTATACTTTGGTAATAATTATGTACGGTAATTACCAGTACATTCAACCTTAATTCTATGCCTCTCCACCATAGAGTTGACCTTAGCTCCATCCACCTGTGAACTAATCGACATAAGATACTTTCTTCACGCCTCAATTCAAGAACACACTGGAACAGCTCACAACAAAATGCCAACTCGAATCCCAACCTCATCCGACTTTCCCTCCTCCCTAACATTCACCCTCACCCCACCACCTCAGAGCACACCGAACCGACCGCCACCcaatattcttctcctcctccatggCCTCGGCGATACGCACACGCCATTCACAAACCTCGCATCTCAACTTTCCCTTCCCGAGACAACAGTACTGACAATCCGCGCGCCGAGTCCACTCCCCTTCGATCTGCCCGGGTTCCACTGGGGCGACGACATCAATTTCGACTCACGCAGTGGGGCGTTGGACATGGATGCGGGATTTGAAAAGTCTACGAAGCTACTCTTGAATACAGTGATCAGAGATGTTCTTGTCAGCAAGTGCGGGTATAGACTACAGGAGATTCTGATTTGGGGGTTTGGACAGGGGGGGATGGTTGGACTTGTGCTTGCTCAGACACTGAACGAGCAGTCCGAATCTGGTTTTGAGCGAGGGGAACTGGGCGGAATCATTTCAGTAGGGGCTCCATATCCCCTCTCACTGACCGGAAAGGTCCAGAATGATGGGACGGGGAAAAGCCGGACGCCTATCCTGCTGGTTCACGGACGGGACTCGGAAGTCGTGACGGAGTCTGCGGTGAAAAGGACAAAGGACGTCTACAGTTTCGTGGAGGTTCATGAATATAGGAGGCGCGGGGATACGATGCCGCGGAGCCGGGAGGAGATGATACCAATAATGCGGTTTCTGGGAAGGAGGTTGCGCAGTTGGCAGGGTGTTCCAGAGGGGGCAGTGGAGCTTTCCTGATTTacgaggtgctgaaggaaAGCCGAAAGACGGAGCTGATGACTACAGGAAGATCAGAGTTGATTATGGTACATG
This genomic interval carries:
- a CDS encoding alpha/beta hydrolase (transcript_id=CADANIAT00006235), coding for MPTRIPTSSDFPSSLTFTLTPPPQSTPNRPPPNILLLLHGLGDTHTPFTNLASQLSLPETTVLTIRAPSPLPFDLPGFHWGDDINFDSRSGALDMDAGFEKSTKLLLNTVIRDVLVSKCGYRLQEILIWGFGQGGMVGLVLAQTLNEQSESGFERGELGGIISVGAPYPLSLTGKVQNDGTGKSRTPILLVHGRDSEVVTESAVKRTKDVYSFVEVHEYRRRGDTMPRSREEMIPIMRFLGRRLRSWQGVPEGAVELS
- the set2 gene encoding SET and WW domain protein (transcript_id=CADANIAT00006232), translated to MSTHDNADRQSEFVADAVTAMKLEQSENNTDAPILNGGGAAMKPDSKAASPEPLIKDERASSTFMKSRSSSRTPSSRTPLKKEHSDSEDIQEKRGDDASGTEKVGGGISVKMEPGQPPKLARSSSQKVVPRPPQLFLDLPDSTEEAQKTFEVIETCQYANKYMGYTEHAMECDCAEEWVLVVVLAPSPSFRVPSQNPASSTNRACGEDSDCINRATKIECMGDCGCGPDCQNQRFQRREYANVAVIKTEKKGYGLRAEEDLRPHQFIFEYVGEVINEGPFHRRMRQYDAEGIKHFYFMSLSKGEFVDATKKGNLGRFCNHSCNPNCYVDKWVVGEKLRMGIFAERHIQAGEELVFNYNVDRYGADPQPCYCGEPNCTGFIGGKTQTERATKLSNATIEALGIEDADGWDTAVAKRPRKKKMGEEDEEYVDSVQPKSLDESGVTKVMAALMQCKEKWIAVKLLGRIQRCDDERVRNRVVKMHGYQILNSQLAMWKDDFNVVLQILDILDKFPRLTRNKIIDSKIESTIQPLTSCGDERVEQKATVLLQLWSTLEIGYRIPRMKRDPNAATPTVSQFHRRDDISDERQQRPRSRSRSRSIEAPRGPAAQKRGGQGPRNQHHQGPRTFRRRFDPLPQGWFAAESNGRTYYYSARGDTTWTRPTKPAPQPPPPPKESRDKALQSIIDGIMNAKEQTPKEKSGTPTTPQPSKPTPEGKDRQEKWRSYSEEKQKKLYENTLYPHIKYVVDKFKHKLPKDDLKRYAKDVAKKLVNSDFKNNRVTDPTKIDDKQQKKVKKFCKEFFDKAVAKHQAHEKRKAEKLAKEGSSDNKLATPVGGQSEGDGTPDVKMSDDEGSTGREGTGSLKRKRDELSVGNTNTPDDTPTSSTKRQRSSTPPPPPPPAMNTNDNNNDNDDMSVRSDEPDADADADEVVLVGNPTPPPPPPPPPQEDMRIPDADAETNGHNFEGYGEMNRSHQAQIGIEGNV
- a CDS encoding translation initiation factor 6 (transcript_id=CADANIAT00006233), which translates into the protein MAVRAQFENSNEVGVFSRLTNSYALVAIGASENFYSVFEAELQDVIPICHATIAGTRIIGRLTAGNRKGLLVPTTTTDQELQHLRNTLPDDVKIQRIEERLSALGNVICCNDHVALIHPDLERETEEIIADVLGVEVFRQTIADNVLTGSYMALSNQGGIVHPKTSIRDQDELSSLLQVPLVAGSVNRGSPVVGAGLVVNDWLAVTGLDTTATELSVIESVFRLGENGPGGIGQGVANKDSIVESFY
- a CDS encoding protein scrC (transcript_id=CADANIAT00006234), which translates into the protein MASYKDQELSQEFGRIEFYSISTSSTPYLASPLPSSLVARLFSSSWKAMAGAKRRLDASHGSVTPSTNNTSILYSKETASNDSPNTRVTRNLRSSRDARAGQLDNAKTASTTASSDTSNQNISATNNTTPKHGSNRPSRIITLKYSSGKVSSSKEINRATPATPLTATPASGASTSTRETRNSRARAAAGPPAVPAAQPNSSRTDPAPSAIAAPETPRTKRAKRGSVTEESPRSTRQSTRLRGHAHDTPTENGVTDSKPLDASPLAPGAANTRTRNRNRHNVDAGANVSTRSRPPTSAAKSPPPEDTASEAAEASNLADVETSHTAESASSGGESPKGTVSSAHRNHEEEHPAADAEEEFKAKSTRSSPIMSRKRKSLDSDEQGGIFTSSSPTKKPKVEAAALDRASESTLQIGDERKWEGSLNQPDDATASKEDEGSRQLTEEADDSTTPDNVAELATAKATRGGRNRGRGRGARNRTSARFGVNRRGRGGTRAARSARTGRQNDRSSDIEFERSPSPSAATQKLRDRQRELDKAFRRVAAAQRLALAVLATQSEKRIARDKNAHKAVPEYEEVSLILKTHLREKQDTLRREYDLKVAQENRIYQANKEAIEERCRASSRYIQEEHLLASHGEYMTFIEGRRAAEDDEHTETDGSETENDRGRRVPVVREVYRGFNSSFVRDPAGAAAYERAAFGWDDFVQRAKLGDDINPQMKEIRDAGPFAGLSGSEIINMLLEATGTIEMPDDVPAKEHHPPPYADARSTALTALADLAAAEVHRPALQHTPRLAAHRTILPQPSQPQPQPQPQPPPIHHAHPEPRPFLPPPTPRGQPRRLLPAGQQIPPINETLGLPDPFSSRGGPPQLPPPPGSNFQRPPLPGYLTGHHHPSIYYTPPPHRPPPPPPY